The window GGTGCATTTTTCTTTTCTAAAAACGGGCATGAGCTAAATGAACAAATAGATCGGACCTTACAGAAAAGCGGAAAGCCCAAATATACGTTAAAGTTAATACATCCGGAATTCATAAACAATATGTACAAGGCAAATACTGAAGGAAGTAAAAATACGAATTCCAAGAATAGGAGGGGTAATCGTGAAGACTTTGGTACTAGTCGCTCATCCTAATATGGGCAAATCTCGAGTGAACAAGGCTTGGACGGAGGAAGTAAAGAAGTATTCGGAGAAGATTACCGTGCATGATTTATATGCATCCTATCCGGATTGGTGTATTGATGTTCAAAGAGAACAAGAACTCGCTGAAAAGCATGATCGGATCATTTTCCAGTTTCCGTTCTATTGGTATAGTTCACCTCCGCTTCTTAAGAAGTGGTTGGATGATGTCCTGACTTACGGTTGGGGCTATACGTCGAAAGGAGGAAAGCTGCGAGGGAAGGAACTTGGGTTGGCAATTTCTATGGGTGGCTCGGAAATTGATTATCGGCCTGGAGGCGGTGATCTTTATACGATTCATGAGCTCCTTAGTCCTTTCCATGCTACGAGTAATTTAATCGAAACCGAATTCTTGATGCCTTTCACGATCTTTGATACCGATGATAAAAGCGAGGAAGAATTAGTTTCGAGCTCTCGGCAATATGCAGAATATCTGCTTGCTGATGAGATTATTAGGTTTCCAAGCAGATAACGTACTACAACCAATAAGACAAAGGAAGAAGGCGGCAATATGACAAATCAAAAAGCTTGGTTTATCACCGGGGCAGCAAGAGGCATTGGTTTTGAGATCCTGAAGGCTGTATTGGAAACCGGGGATAATGTTATTGCAACGGTCCGGAGTTCGGCAGAGTCTTTAGCTGATAAATTAGGAAATCCGGAGAATCTTCAAGTTGTTCTTCTGGATATTACCGATGAACAACAGGCGATAGCGGCTGCGAATCAAGCCGTACAGAAATTCGGCAAAATTGATGTCCTTGTCAATAATGCAGGATTTGGATTGTTGAGTGCCGTTGAAGAAGCTACTGCTGAAGAGGTGAGGAGAAACTTCGAAACCAACGTTTTCGGCTTGTTGAATGTGACCCGGGCGGTCTTGCCCCATATGCGTCAAAGACGTTCTGGACATATCATCAATTTCTCGTCAGTTGGCGGATTGAGCGGTTATATCGGATGGGGCGTGTATGGTGCAACGAAGTTCGCTGTTGAAGGATTGACGGAGTCACTTGCATTGGAATTGGCCCCGCTTGGGATTCATGCGACCGTAGTGGCCCCGGGCTTCTTTCGTACGGAATTTCTGGATGCTGCGTCGCTAACGCGGTCAGGTAACATCATTCCGGATTATGCGGAAACGGTAGGAGAAATGAGAAAATTTGCTACCCAAGCAAATAAGAAACAACCGGGCGATCCCGTCAAGTTGGCCAAGGCAATCGTGCAGGTTGCAAACGCGGAGAAGCCGCCGGTCCACTTGCCGCTTGGCAAGGATTCGCTGCAAAGATACCGGGAAAAGACGGCTAATTTTGAAAAAGATATACAGGCATGGCATGACGTTATTACAGGCACAGATCATGATGATGTCTAATTTCTAAGTCGAATACATCCAATTGAACCGGGGGCGTTCGCACTCCGGTTTTTCAATTCCGATCGTTATACGCCGAGCAACTTCACCTGTGGATGATGCTTAAGATTGGTACCTTTCATTCTGCTTTCGCCTAGGGTTTATTCGATAGGTCTTTATTAATATGATCATCCTGGTCACATTTATTATGACTGTTTGTAGAGTGGAATTTTATAAATGCGGAGGCGGTAGGATCAAACTACTCGTAAGTATGGTCCTTGTTCCCATGGAGCTGTTCCTAGCAGTTGAACAATAAGGAGGAAATACAGTTGTTTTTGCGAGCCGAAAAAGTAATAAAGGTTCCTCACGGTCTGGCCAGAGAACCGCTTAATCAAGGGATCTTGAAGATGAAAGGACTTACAGTTGTCGAGTCTTGTACCTTTACAAAAGGTTTAAAGGGAACCATGTTTTTGGAGGATCATCTGCTTTTGTTTGTACTAGAGGGAACCTATAAGGTAATATTCGGCAGTCAGGAATATATCGTACGAAAGAATGAAATGGTTTTACTGCAGAAATCGATCAGGGTTGAATATGAGAAATCGGGAGAAGAAGGTTCTGACTATGTTTTGGACTATATGATGTTCTTTCTTAAAGAAGAGCTCCTCACTGAATTTATCAATATGGCATATCTCGAAAGTAACTATCCATCAGCGTTAGTACCGGTATCTGTCAAAGCGGTCAATGAACGATTAATTAAATATATCTATTCGTTGAAACCGTATTTCAAGGAAACCGATAACATTAGGGAGGGATTAATTAAAGTAAAATTGTTGGAATTATTGTTTGATGTTGCGGATGCTGACGAACAGTTTATATTCCAGTTTTTACAGCTCAAGCGTTCAGAGAGGAAGAGCATAACGGAGGTTGTGGAGCAGAATCTAACCAACCCTGTCTCGCTAAATGATCTTGCTTACTTATCAGGCAGAAGTTTATCAGCTTTTAAACGAGATTTCCAAGCGATCTATTATACAACATCACCTGTACGCTGGATCCGTAATCGCCGGTTGGATATCGCGAAAGAAATGCTGCTTCACACCTCTTTATCCGTTACGGATGTTTGTTTTTCGACAGGATTTGAGAGTGTGGCTCATTTTTCCAAGGTGTTTAAAGAGAGGTTTGGCGTGGCTCCATCCACATGCAAGCCCCCCCTGCAAAAGCCCAATCATAAGTCTCCCCTTAAAATCTGATTCAAATCTTTTTACGAAGAAGGAGCGGATGGCAATCACGGACTATCCGTTCTCCCCACCTTCCAAACTTTCCCACTTGGACAATACATTGTAAGATAATCTTTCGTTCTCCCAAATGAATGTCCCGAAAGATCGAAAGGGCTTAAGCCAACGCGTTCGGGGTGAAATCTAGAACACGTTGGAATCCATGCAAGAAAATTATCAGACCTCACATACATGGCAGAGTTTTGCAAGGATTGTGGGCAATTTTAAGGGTGTAAAGATGCAATTTAAGGTTTCGCAAATCGATAGCCTAGACCCCATACCGTTTGGATATATTTCGGCTTTTTGGGGTCTATCTCGATCTTCCTCCGTAGATTCGTAATATGAACGTCGATGGAACGATCATTAACATGGTAATTAATGCCTCGAATAATCGTAATTAATTCATCGCGTGTAAATACTCGATATGGATGTTCATAAAAAACCTTCAAGAGTTCGAATTCTGAAAATGTTGTCTCAACCATATCACCATTGACTGAGATATACCGACGAACCGGGTCCAATTGCAATTGCAGAAAATGTTCATCTGCGGGAATTTCCGGACTGTTTTCCGTAGAAGGTGGCTGTATTGATTTGCGGATCGCTATCATGATTCTTGCTTTCAATTCCTGCATACTAAAGGGTTTTGTTAAGAAATCGTCAGCCCCTGCAGTAAAAGCCTTGATGATTTCACTTGCTCTGGAATTGATAGAAACAACTATAATAGGTGTTTGCGTTTGCTGTCGCAAAGTTTTACACAACGTAATCTCGTCTACATCCGGAAGCGAGAGGTCGAGCAATACAACATCCGGTACAAAGGAATGAAATGTCCTGAGCCCGTCCCGAGCCGTTGAAGCGGTTTGAACAGTAAAGTCTTCTTCGGCAAGATACATTCGAACCATTTCGGCAAAGATGACATTATTATCAATGATCAAAACCTTCATGATTTGTCTACCCTCCTCCGGCTTTACTATGTAATCTTAGGATTTAATTAGATAATTTTTTGTACTTGTGTTGTTCGATTACAATCATTCCTACTAACACTAAAATCTGAATTGTCATCATTTGTAAAGTTCCCATCCAACTGAAGGCGTTGAACATAAGAATGAATAAAGATAGAGCGGCTGAACCAAGTCGCGTTCCAGGTCCGATGCGAACCAGTCTTCTGAATATTGCGGTTCCGACAAGGTATAAGGCAATGCCGCCATTTAAATACCATGAAAAAGAGTGTACAGATTCGCCGTTAAGTTGTTTAATTGCTACTTCGATACCTGCAGCAGAGATGACAATGCCAGATATCATAATTAAATGAGCATGCCAATAAGCCTGCATAGCTAGTCGAGCGCGTTTCTCAGGTGATGCCTGCAACATATAATCTTCAGCCAGTATCGTATCCTTGTCAAAATAGCTCCACCATAAAGTGATGACGATGGCCAATCCTAAAACTATAGACACAAATAGCTTGAAACTGAAATATAAATGGCTGGAACCTAAACCCATGGACAGAATGGTTTCGCCTAGCGCAATGAGCACAATCAAGCTGTGCCTTTCAACAAAATGCCGAGTGTTAATAACAAAAATATCGCCTTGATTTTTAAACGAAGCGGTCAGAATAACCAAGACAGCTGCAACCGTCAACCACCAGCTCCATGTATACCAGGTATTCAATATTCCGGAGGCAAGAACCAAAAGAGCTGCTGAAAGGTTAAAAGGAGCCAAGTATGTAATTGCCTTGATCGATGTTACATGTGGTGAACGTCTGAACAGAAGGATATGAATGACCGTAACCAGTAGAAAAGCGATGCCGAACGGAACTCCACCCGTCCCAAAAATAGATGGGATACTAATGGCCATACTAAGAAAACCGGCCATACCACAAAACATCAGCATCCTATAAAGCAATCGGTCAGTTCCAATATTATTTGCCAGCCAAGCATATCCGCTATACATCCACCAGGTTACGGTCAGAACCATTAAAGCTTTAAACACATCCAATACGGAGTGAGTATCGATGACTAAATGGGTTACCTGAGTAATGGTGAAAACAAATACCAAGTCAAAGAAAAGTTCAAGGTAGGATACTTTGGTTTTCGTATCAGCTTTTTCAGAGTCTCCGCGCCGCAATTGATGCATAGTGAGTCACCATCCGTTATTATTTTTGTTTGTTCCTGTCGATTGATAAGCTTACTATACCGAATTTTTACGGAGTTTACTTTCCCAGAAAGTTCTAACTTATTGTTCATTTAGCCCATGCCTGAAAATTAACATTGCAAAATTGTTGGAAAGTTAAACTAAAGGTATGGAAAACAGAAAAAATCACGGAATTGGCGCTGCGGCTCCTCTGGAAATGAGAAGAAAGGGGATTTAGGTATTTCCGTTTCTGACCGTATCAAATAAATCCTCAATCTGTATTAACTTTACCATTATAATTCTCCATTAGAGCGGTGCAATACCATCGCGTGATGGATTGGAAGACCTTATACGGGAAATCAAAAAGTGGTTACCTGATTAATTTGGTAATAAAATTTTTGAAATGCGATTTCGGCCGCCTGGGCGAGCCTGAAAATATTTCAAGAAAAATAGACGATCCTGATCATCTTTCTCAGGATCGTCTTATTTTATTTGTGGTGTTATTGACGCTTGGGGAAGCCGAATTGCCGCCTTTGGACGATCGAATGCAAGCTCCTTACGAGCAAATGAATGAAACATATTAGCACAGTAAATAAAGTTATAAGTTAACGGGAGGATAGTGGAGAAATATATTAAAATTCGATTTCTGCGGCTCGGCGGTGACGGGTAAATCCATCGCTTTAGGTTATAATGTATGTAAGAGTGTAATCCTTTGAAAAGACTAAGACCCGGATCGCTGGTAACGAATTCAAGGCCGCGTCAATAGTTATCCGTTAATGGGGGCAGCTATTACCGACCTACGGGTATTGATATATCGGTAAAGTATCATGTTTTAGATTTGTTAGAACATTAATTGAAAATCTTAAATAGAAAGGAGGAATCATATTGCTCATAAGGTCCAGTAAGGTTGTAAAGGCGCCTCTGGAATTGACAACTGCCCCATATAATCAAAGTATTTTAAAAATGAACGGGTTATCTGTCATAGAATCGTGTACGCATACGCAAAATAACACAGGAACCATGTTTCTTGAGGACCACTTGTTTTTGTTTGTACTCAAAGGTAAGTACACCGTTCGCTACGGGAACCAGTCATACACTGTAAAGAAGAATGAAATGGTTCTCTTGCAGAGGTCAATCACTGTCGAGTATGAGAAGTCGGGGGAGAAGGAAGAGGAATATTTACTCGACTATATGATGTTTTTTTTAAAGGATGATTTACTTAACGAGTTTGTCAAGATGGCCGATCTCAAGCCCTCCTACCCCGAGGCTCTTGTTCCAGTATCGGTTAAATCAGTAAATGACCGCCTTATTAGTTATATTGAATCTCTA is drawn from Paenibacillus sp. V4I7 and contains these coding sequences:
- a CDS encoding oxidoreductase, translating into MTNQKAWFITGAARGIGFEILKAVLETGDNVIATVRSSAESLADKLGNPENLQVVLLDITDEQQAIAAANQAVQKFGKIDVLVNNAGFGLLSAVEEATAEEVRRNFETNVFGLLNVTRAVLPHMRQRRSGHIINFSSVGGLSGYIGWGVYGATKFAVEGLTESLALELAPLGIHATVVAPGFFRTEFLDAASLTRSGNIIPDYAETVGEMRKFATQANKKQPGDPVKLAKAIVQVANAEKPPVHLPLGKDSLQRYREKTANFEKDIQAWHDVITGTDHDDV
- a CDS encoding response regulator transcription factor, yielding MKVLIIDNNVIFAEMVRMYLAEEDFTVQTASTARDGLRTFHSFVPDVVLLDLSLPDVDEITLCKTLRQQTQTPIIVVSINSRASEIIKAFTAGADDFLTKPFSMQELKARIMIAIRKSIQPPSTENSPEIPADEHFLQLQLDPVRRYISVNGDMVETTFSEFELLKVFYEHPYRVFTRDELITIIRGINYHVNDRSIDVHITNLRRKIEIDPKKPKYIQTVWGLGYRFAKP
- a CDS encoding low temperature requirement protein A; the protein is MHQLRRGDSEKADTKTKVSYLELFFDLVFVFTITQVTHLVIDTHSVLDVFKALMVLTVTWWMYSGYAWLANNIGTDRLLYRMLMFCGMAGFLSMAISIPSIFGTGGVPFGIAFLLVTVIHILLFRRSPHVTSIKAITYLAPFNLSAALLVLASGILNTWYTWSWWLTVAAVLVILTASFKNQGDIFVINTRHFVERHSLIVLIALGETILSMGLGSSHLYFSFKLFVSIVLGLAIVITLWWSYFDKDTILAEDYMLQASPEKRARLAMQAYWHAHLIMISGIVISAAGIEVAIKQLNGESVHSFSWYLNGGIALYLVGTAIFRRLVRIGPGTRLGSAALSLFILMFNAFSWMGTLQMMTIQILVLVGMIVIEQHKYKKLSN
- a CDS encoding AraC family transcriptional regulator, coding for MFLRAEKVIKVPHGLAREPLNQGILKMKGLTVVESCTFTKGLKGTMFLEDHLLLFVLEGTYKVIFGSQEYIVRKNEMVLLQKSIRVEYEKSGEEGSDYVLDYMMFFLKEELLTEFINMAYLESNYPSALVPVSVKAVNERLIKYIYSLKPYFKETDNIREGLIKVKLLELLFDVADADEQFIFQFLQLKRSERKSITEVVEQNLTNPVSLNDLAYLSGRSLSAFKRDFQAIYYTTSPVRWIRNRRLDIAKEMLLHTSLSVTDVCFSTGFESVAHFSKVFKERFGVAPSTCKPPLQKPNHKSPLKI
- a CDS encoding NAD(P)H-dependent oxidoreductase, giving the protein MKTLVLVAHPNMGKSRVNKAWTEEVKKYSEKITVHDLYASYPDWCIDVQREQELAEKHDRIIFQFPFYWYSSPPLLKKWLDDVLTYGWGYTSKGGKLRGKELGLAISMGGSEIDYRPGGGDLYTIHELLSPFHATSNLIETEFLMPFTIFDTDDKSEEELVSSSRQYAEYLLADEIIRFPSR